One Hyphomicrobium sp. CS1GBMeth3 DNA window includes the following coding sequences:
- the lpdA gene encoding dihydrolipoyl dehydrogenase codes for MDNAVYDVIVIGAGPGGYVTAIRGAQLGLRCAIVEREHLGGICLNWGCIPTKALLRTAEVLHLASRAKEFGLKTVVIDYDSAAVIQRSRSISAQLNTGVGFLLKKNRVDVIWGEAFIARAPSDGMPGEVSVRSTEKPAVQPQHPAPKDAIGPGTYQARHIIVATGARPRVLPGMEPDSDRIWTYFEAMNPPSIPQSMIVVGSGAIGIEFASLYRALGVDVTVIEVLPQILPAEDAEIAAFARKQLEKSGIRILTDARVVALSTGAGEVRVTVSHKNIAQELSAECTLLAVGVVGNTENLGLEALGIEFRNGTIATNALGRTNVPGIYAIGDVAGPPMLAHKAEHEGIACVEGIAGRSAHVVLKDRIPGCTYCHPQIASVGLTEARAREAGIEILVGRFPFRGNGKAIALGETEGMIKTIFDAGNGRLIGAHMCGAEVTELIHGFVIAMQCGATHRDLGWAIFPHPTLSEMMHESALSAAGQAIHI; via the coding sequence ATGGATAACGCAGTCTACGATGTGATTGTCATTGGCGCGGGGCCTGGCGGTTACGTGACGGCCATACGCGGTGCGCAGCTTGGACTCAGGTGCGCAATCGTCGAACGGGAGCACCTCGGGGGCATCTGTCTGAACTGGGGCTGCATTCCGACGAAGGCGCTCCTGCGCACCGCGGAGGTCCTCCATCTCGCCTCCCGTGCGAAGGAATTTGGTCTCAAGACAGTCGTCATCGACTATGATTCGGCTGCCGTGATCCAGCGCTCTCGCTCGATTTCCGCTCAGCTGAATACTGGTGTGGGCTTTCTGCTTAAGAAGAACAGGGTGGATGTCATCTGGGGTGAAGCATTCATCGCGCGTGCGCCGAGTGACGGCATGCCCGGAGAGGTCTCCGTTCGTTCGACAGAGAAGCCGGCTGTTCAGCCGCAGCATCCCGCGCCAAAGGACGCAATCGGTCCCGGTACCTATCAGGCGCGTCACATCATCGTCGCGACCGGCGCCCGGCCACGTGTGCTTCCCGGCATGGAGCCGGACAGCGACCGCATCTGGACCTATTTCGAGGCCATGAACCCGCCGTCAATCCCACAATCGATGATCGTGGTCGGATCGGGCGCTATTGGGATCGAGTTCGCCAGCTTGTATCGAGCGCTGGGCGTCGATGTTACCGTTATCGAGGTGCTCCCGCAGATTCTGCCGGCCGAGGATGCGGAGATCGCCGCGTTTGCCCGAAAGCAGCTCGAGAAGTCCGGAATAAGGATCCTGACGGACGCACGCGTCGTGGCGCTCTCCACAGGAGCGGGCGAAGTCCGCGTGACGGTGAGCCACAAGAATATCGCGCAGGAGCTTTCGGCCGAGTGCACGCTGTTGGCGGTTGGCGTTGTCGGCAACACAGAGAATCTGGGGCTCGAAGCTCTCGGGATTGAGTTCAGGAACGGCACAATCGCTACGAACGCTCTCGGCCGGACGAATGTTCCGGGCATCTACGCGATCGGTGATGTAGCCGGGCCCCCCATGCTGGCCCACAAGGCGGAGCATGAAGGTATCGCTTGCGTCGAAGGGATTGCAGGGCGTTCTGCGCATGTCGTGCTGAAGGACAGAATTCCGGGCTGCACGTACTGCCATCCTCAGATCGCAAGCGTCGGCTTGACCGAGGCGCGCGCGAGAGAGGCCGGCATCGAAATTCTTGTTGGCCGCTTCCCGTTTAGGGGCAATGGCAAGGCCATCGCACTGGGCGAGACCGAGGGAATGATCAAGACCATCTTCGACGCTGGAAACGGACGTTTGATCGGGGCTCACATGTGCGGCGCAGAAGTGACGGAGCTGATCCATGGCTTCGTCATCGCCATGCAGTGCGGCGCGACGCACCGCGACTTGGGTTGGGCGATTTTCCCGCATCCCACATTGTCGGAAATGATGCACGAGAGTGCGTTATCCGCTGCAGGTCAGGCCATTCACATCTAG
- a CDS encoding GMC family oxidoreductase: protein MDAKFDLNDDSLVVIVGSGAGGGTMANELAQKGVKCVVLEAGNKLSLDDIENDEWEMFSKISWLDKRFSSGGWHGAVNHPNLPAWIVKGLGGSTVHWAGVSIRFQEHEFKMKTTNGEVVGANVIDWPIILAELAPYYDRAELKMGTTGDVTGMPHLPWSADFKVLAEGARRIGYTKITAGPMSINSVERDSRPACRQIGFCMQGCKLGAKWSTLYTELPNAQATGNCEIRANCMALMIEHDKSGKVTGVVYADAEGKKQRQKARVVCVAGNSIESPRLLLNSASSMFPDGLANSSGQVGRNYMTHTTAGVYAVMPGEVHMNRGTAVAGIVRDEAHNDPKRGFVAGYTIEKLALGLGFLSAFLVPGPTGWGRKVSGALEKYKYMSGVWICGEDLPQEQNRIEPHPTEKDQYGLPAPVVYKTDHPNDTNMRNHSYQQMEKIYNALGSTEIYNLPAYPASHNMGTNRMSEKPRDGVLNKWGQSHDIKNLFVSDGSQFSSSGSPNPTLTIVALAIRQAEYLAGEMQRGHL from the coding sequence ATGGACGCGAAATTCGATCTCAACGACGACAGCCTCGTTGTCATCGTCGGCTCCGGCGCAGGCGGCGGCACGATGGCTAACGAGCTTGCTCAGAAAGGCGTGAAATGCGTCGTTCTCGAAGCGGGAAACAAGCTGAGCCTGGATGACATCGAGAACGATGAATGGGAGATGTTCTCCAAGATCTCCTGGCTCGATAAGCGCTTCTCCTCCGGCGGCTGGCACGGAGCGGTGAACCACCCGAACCTTCCGGCCTGGATCGTGAAGGGGCTTGGCGGGTCGACGGTGCATTGGGCTGGCGTATCAATCCGATTCCAGGAGCACGAGTTCAAGATGAAGACGACCAATGGTGAGGTCGTCGGAGCGAACGTCATCGATTGGCCGATCATTTTGGCGGAGCTCGCGCCTTATTACGACAGGGCGGAGTTGAAGATGGGCACGACGGGGGACGTGACGGGAATGCCCCACCTTCCCTGGAGCGCAGACTTCAAGGTTCTTGCCGAAGGAGCCCGCCGGATCGGCTACACGAAGATCACTGCGGGGCCGATGTCGATCAATTCGGTCGAGAGAGACAGTCGCCCGGCGTGCCGGCAGATCGGCTTCTGTATGCAGGGCTGCAAGCTTGGTGCGAAATGGTCGACTCTTTACACTGAGCTGCCCAACGCACAGGCCACCGGAAACTGCGAAATCCGGGCCAACTGCATGGCGCTGATGATCGAGCACGACAAGTCCGGCAAGGTAACCGGCGTCGTGTATGCGGATGCGGAAGGCAAAAAACAGCGGCAGAAGGCCAGGGTCGTCTGCGTGGCGGGCAACTCCATCGAGTCACCGCGGCTTTTGTTGAACTCCGCCTCGAGTATGTTTCCGGACGGCCTTGCCAACTCGTCGGGCCAGGTCGGTCGGAACTACATGACGCACACTACGGCGGGCGTTTATGCGGTCATGCCGGGTGAAGTGCATATGAACCGCGGCACGGCTGTCGCCGGTATCGTGCGGGACGAAGCGCACAACGATCCGAAGCGGGGGTTTGTCGCCGGTTACACGATCGAGAAGCTTGCGTTGGGGCTGGGTTTCTTGTCCGCGTTTCTCGTGCCCGGACCCACGGGATGGGGCCGGAAGGTGTCGGGCGCACTCGAGAAGTACAAGTACATGTCCGGGGTGTGGATCTGCGGGGAGGATCTGCCGCAGGAGCAGAACCGCATCGAGCCGCACCCGACCGAGAAAGACCAGTACGGCTTGCCGGCGCCCGTCGTCTACAAGACCGATCACCCGAACGATACCAACATGCGCAATCACTCCTATCAGCAGATGGAGAAGATCTATAACGCGCTCGGGTCGACAGAGATCTACAATCTGCCGGCCTACCCCGCGAGCCACAACATGGGCACCAACCGCATGAGCGAGAAGCCACGCGATGGCGTGCTGAACAAGTGGGGGCAATCCCACGATATCAAGAACCTCTTCGTCTCAGACGGGAGCCAGTTCTCAAGCAGCGGCTCGCCGAACCCGACGCTGACGATCGTCGCACTGGCGATCCGTCAGGCGGAGTACCTCGCCGGAGAAATGCAGCGCGGACACCTCTGA